The Phycisphaeraceae bacterium genome has a window encoding:
- a CDS encoding amidohydrolase family protein codes for MSLALAIIVAASILLAPSAEGQRRRPDGPPGGPPTPPPTAPPPAEVKPAPIPEKEEYLAIRAGRVHTVSGPVLHDVTILCKNGKIIEIGPRVVVPEKAEVIDASTMEVYPGLVAVSTSNVLGGGSPEDSTDVFALNLATALAAGITTGVTGNTAAKLTFGTVDDMIVTRQVFESFNYSTRNPSGRKQVRDGLNRVRAYLRDLAAYEEARRTNPSAVAPDNRWIQGNFATYLRLLKGEATAVVDANTTHELIQICELAETYGIRFVIRGAVEGWTVPDRLGRAKISAIIIPRTRSDPNEDSMRPNGSSIENAAIMARHGVAMAFLPTGSLFGPGTGISFGGLGGRDLLHLNMEAAFAVRGGLSNQDAIRAITLDAARILGIDRRVGSIEVGKDADFAIADGDLLHYMTHIRWTVVNGRVAYDKMKDTLLDHIRPGGDLNAPAPYDYWPRRLGADF; via the coding sequence ATGTCCCTGGCTCTGGCCATCATCGTGGCCGCGTCGATTCTTCTGGCGCCATCCGCCGAAGGGCAGCGTCGTCGCCCCGATGGTCCCCCCGGCGGCCCACCCACCCCGCCGCCGACGGCTCCGCCGCCAGCCGAGGTCAAGCCCGCGCCGATTCCCGAGAAGGAGGAGTACCTTGCCATTCGCGCCGGGCGCGTCCACACCGTCTCAGGTCCGGTGCTGCACGACGTGACCATCCTGTGCAAGAACGGCAAGATCATCGAGATCGGACCGCGCGTCGTGGTGCCCGAGAAGGCGGAAGTCATCGACGCCTCGACCATGGAGGTGTATCCGGGTCTCGTGGCGGTCAGCACTTCCAACGTGCTGGGCGGCGGCTCGCCCGAGGATTCGACGGACGTGTTCGCGCTCAACCTCGCCACTGCGCTGGCGGCGGGCATCACCACGGGCGTCACTGGCAACACCGCCGCCAAGCTCACTTTCGGCACGGTCGATGACATGATCGTCACCCGCCAGGTGTTCGAGTCGTTCAACTACTCCACCCGCAACCCCAGCGGGCGCAAGCAGGTGCGAGACGGTCTCAACCGCGTGCGCGCCTACCTGCGCGATCTGGCGGCATACGAGGAGGCCAGGCGAACCAACCCGAGCGCCGTCGCCCCCGACAACCGCTGGATTCAGGGGAACTTCGCCACGTACCTGCGCCTGCTCAAGGGCGAGGCCACGGCGGTCGTGGACGCCAATACCACGCATGAGCTCATTCAGATCTGCGAACTGGCGGAGACCTACGGCATCCGCTTCGTCATCCGCGGCGCGGTGGAGGGCTGGACCGTGCCCGACCGCCTGGGACGCGCCAAGATCAGCGCCATCATCATCCCGCGCACGCGCAGCGACCCCAACGAGGACTCGATGCGTCCCAACGGCTCATCCATCGAGAACGCCGCCATCATGGCGCGCCACGGGGTGGCGATGGCCTTTCTGCCCACCGGCTCGCTGTTCGGCCCCGGCACAGGCATCAGTTTCGGCGGCTTGGGCGGGCGCGACCTGCTGCACCTGAACATGGAGGCCGCCTTCGCGGTGCGCGGCGGCCTGTCCAACCAGGACGCCATCAGGGCCATCACGCTCGACGCCGCCCGCATCCTCGGCATCGACCGGCGCGTCGGCTCCATCGAAGTGGGCAAGGACGCCGATTTCGCCATCGCCGACGGCGACCTGCTCCACTACATGACGCACATCCGCTGGACGGTCGTCAACGGCCGCGTCGCCTATGACAAGATGAAAGACACGCTGCTCGATCACATCCGCCCGGGTGGCGACCTGAACGCGCCGGCCCCGTACGACTACTGGCCCCGGCGTCTGGGCGCGGACTTCTGA
- the rpmE gene encoding 50S ribosomal protein L31, with product MKDGIHPKYYPDAKVFYRGEQVMTVGATVPELHVEVWSGSHPFFTGQKTFVDTAGRVEKFQKKFAGDYFKPKKK from the coding sequence ATGAAGGACGGCATCCACCCCAAGTACTACCCCGACGCCAAGGTGTTCTACCGCGGCGAACAGGTGATGACGGTCGGCGCCACCGTGCCGGAGTTGCACGTCGAGGTGTGGTCCGGTTCGCACCCGTTCTTCACCGGTCAGAAGACCTTTGTGGACACGGCGGGGCGCGTCGAGAAGTTCCAGAAGAAGTTCGCCGGCGACTACTTCAAGCCCAAGAAGAAGTAG
- a CDS encoding aspartate kinase has protein sequence MPTLVQKFGGSSVATPEKIRHCASRAAAARRDGSDVIVVVSAMGDTTDDLLALAAAITDCPHKRELDMLLATGEQVSIALMTMALHALGMDAISMTGAQMGIVTDEVHTKARIRAINVDRIRAELSRGRIIVAAGFQGATGSGDITTLGRGGSDTTAVALAAALDIETQGGVCEIYTDVDGVYTADPRKVPGARKITRISYEEMLELASLGAGVMHNRAVMFGQKYGVPIHVRHSMKPDEGTMIIRETPDMEDIAVVGCALKQDLGRISLRRVPNRPGTQAAIFRHIADASVVVDDIMQTEYGDTANISFTVDHADLADVKLAAGKALEEIGTGELAIEIGLAKVSAVGAGMRTHTGVASTMFDALGRAGIPINNITTSEIKISCILPMQHGERALQVVHDAFGLGERG, from the coding sequence ATGCCCACGCTGGTGCAGAAGTTCGGCGGTTCATCCGTGGCTACGCCCGAGAAGATCAGGCACTGCGCCTCTCGCGCCGCCGCGGCGCGACGCGACGGCAGCGACGTGATCGTCGTCGTCAGCGCCATGGGCGACACCACGGATGACCTGCTGGCGCTGGCCGCCGCCATCACCGACTGTCCGCACAAGCGCGAACTGGACATGCTGCTGGCCACGGGCGAGCAGGTGTCGATCGCGCTGATGACGATGGCCCTGCACGCGCTGGGGATGGACGCCATCAGCATGACCGGCGCCCAGATGGGCATCGTCACGGATGAGGTCCACACCAAGGCCCGCATCCGCGCCATCAACGTCGATCGCATCCGCGCCGAGCTGTCGCGCGGGCGCATCATCGTCGCCGCGGGCTTCCAGGGCGCCACCGGTTCGGGCGACATCACCACGCTGGGTCGGGGTGGCTCGGACACCACCGCCGTAGCGCTGGCCGCCGCCTTGGACATCGAAACCCAAGGCGGCGTGTGTGAGATCTACACCGACGTGGATGGCGTCTACACCGCCGACCCCCGGAAAGTCCCGGGCGCGCGCAAGATCACCCGCATCAGTTACGAGGAAATGCTCGAACTGGCCTCGCTCGGTGCGGGCGTGATGCACAACCGGGCCGTGATGTTCGGGCAGAAGTATGGCGTGCCCATCCACGTCCGCCACAGCATGAAGCCCGACGAGGGCACAATGATCATTCGGGAGACGCCTGACATGGAAGACATCGCCGTCGTGGGCTGCGCGCTCAAGCAGGACCTGGGCCGCATCTCGCTCCGCCGCGTGCCCAACCGCCCCGGCACGCAGGCGGCCATCTTCCGACATATCGCCGACGCCAGCGTGGTCGTCGATGACATCATGCAGACCGAGTACGGCGACACGGCCAACATCTCCTTCACCGTCGATCACGCCGACCTGGCGGATGTAAAACTCGCCGCCGGCAAGGCGCTGGAAGAGATCGGCACCGGCGAACTGGCCATCGAGATCGGGCTGGCCAAGGTGTCGGCGGTTGGTGCGGGCATGCGCACCCACACGGGCGTGGCCTCCACCATGTTCGACGCACTGGGCCGGGCGGGCATCCCCATCAACAACATCACCACGTCGGAGATCAAGATCTCCTGCATCCTGCCCATGCAGCACGGCGAGCGGGCGCTGCAGGTGGTGCATGACGCGTTCGGGCTGGGCGAGCGTGGGTGA
- a CDS encoding RNA-binding protein, with protein MARSSSLSDDLFNVVRHDSTPRRASPPRTTSGSGFSGSGSSVVINIYVGNLSFKTTEDEVRDLFAQHGDVDRVSLVTDRETGRPRGFGFVEMRDAGQGRAAIEALNGIELGGRTLTINEAKPRAERPAGGGGRGGYGGGGGGGRGGDRGERRPRW; from the coding sequence ATGGCGCGTTCATCATCGCTTTCAGACGACCTGTTCAACGTCGTGAGGCATGATTCAACGCCACGACGCGCGTCGCCCCCGAGGACCACGTCTGGCTCAGGTTTCTCGGGTTCAGGATCGTCTGTCGTGATCAACATCTACGTCGGCAACCTTTCGTTCAAGACCACCGAGGATGAGGTTCGCGATCTCTTCGCCCAGCACGGCGATGTGGACCGCGTGTCGCTCGTCACCGACCGCGAGACAGGTCGTCCCCGCGGCTTCGGCTTCGTCGAAATGCGCGACGCCGGCCAGGGCCGCGCCGCCATCGAGGCCCTCAACGGCATCGAGCTCGGCGGACGCACTCTCACCATCAACGAGGCCAAGCCCCGTGCGGAGCGTCCCGCTGGCGGCGGCGGACGCGGCGGCTACGGTGGTGGCGGCGGCGGCGGACGCGGCGGCGACCGCGGCGAGCGCCGGCCCCGCTGGTGA
- a CDS encoding PCRF domain-containing protein, which translates to MVTIPDNLKRRLDDLDRQYVELGDRLLDPDVLADHRQVRALSIKRSAIEPVVIDYRAALEAAREAEGLAALIAENADAELTSLAREEMPRLEDLAAQHMDAAVRRLVTADDRAIGAVILEIRAGVGGDEAALFAGDLVEMYRRFAAAKGWTWEVLQTSPGEHGGFKSVMVRVAGDGVWSELGYEGGTHQVKRVPATEMQGRVHTSTATVAVLAEPEEVEVRIAPDEVKEIMTTAQGPGGQNVNKVATAVHLIHLPTGIEVRMQETKSQAQNRERAWSLLRARLYERQKAERDAQRAAERRTMIGSGGRAEKIRTYRFKENLVVDHRLGSAEGSFNLTEVMAGKLQPVIDALVRQDTAERLAAL; encoded by the coding sequence ATGGTCACCATTCCCGACAATCTGAAACGCCGTCTGGACGATCTGGATCGTCAGTACGTCGAACTGGGTGATCGTCTGCTGGACCCTGACGTGCTGGCTGACCATCGCCAGGTGCGGGCGCTCTCTATCAAGCGATCCGCGATCGAGCCGGTGGTGATCGACTATCGCGCGGCGCTCGAGGCGGCCCGCGAAGCCGAGGGGCTGGCGGCCCTGATCGCGGAGAATGCCGACGCGGAACTGACTTCGCTGGCGCGCGAAGAGATGCCCCGACTCGAAGACCTCGCCGCTCAGCACATGGACGCCGCGGTGCGGCGGCTGGTCACCGCGGACGACCGCGCTATCGGAGCGGTCATCCTCGAAATCCGCGCGGGGGTCGGCGGCGATGAAGCGGCGCTTTTCGCGGGCGACCTGGTCGAGATGTACCGTCGGTTCGCCGCCGCGAAGGGATGGACGTGGGAGGTTCTTCAGACCAGCCCGGGCGAGCATGGCGGGTTCAAGTCAGTCATGGTTCGCGTCGCGGGCGATGGCGTGTGGTCGGAACTGGGCTACGAGGGAGGCACGCACCAGGTGAAGCGCGTCCCCGCTACCGAGATGCAGGGGCGTGTCCACACGTCAACGGCCACGGTGGCGGTGCTGGCCGAACCGGAGGAGGTCGAGGTCAGAATCGCCCCCGACGAGGTCAAGGAGATCATGACCACGGCCCAGGGCCCCGGCGGGCAGAACGTGAACAAGGTCGCCACCGCCGTCCACCTGATCCACCTGCCGACCGGCATCGAAGTGCGCATGCAGGAAACCAAGAGCCAGGCGCAGAACCGGGAGCGGGCTTGGTCGCTGCTGCGGGCGCGTCTGTACGAGCGTCAGAAGGCGGAGCGCGACGCCCAGCGCGCCGCCGAGCGACGCACCATGATCGGTTCGGGGGGACGCGCGGAGAAGATCCGAACCTACCGCTTCAAGGAAAATCTGGTCGTGGATCACCGCCTCGGTTCAGCCGAGGGATCGTTCAACCTGACCGAGGTGATGGCCGGCAAACTTCAGCCGGTGATCGACGCACTTGTTCGGCAGGATACGGCCGAACGCCTGGCCGCACTGTGA
- a CDS encoding Dabb family protein: MFLSWPHAFAPMGETEMIDHRAIVRPLKSSTLVLLVMMMIASGCASGSRPGASSGVVGPAPLPARISHVVFITLHDPARTEQLIADCDRLLPTIPGVTSYACGRHIDTGRASVDASYHVGLYIGFDSTEGYAVYVDHPQHVELVTKWRPEIASMLVRDWWDDGQRPRN, translated from the coding sequence ATGTTCCTATCATGGCCGCACGCCTTCGCTCCGATGGGTGAAACCGAGATGATCGACCATCGCGCCATCGTTCGACCGTTGAAATCTTCGACGCTCGTCCTGCTTGTGATGATGATGATCGCCAGCGGCTGCGCCAGCGGCTCACGCCCAGGCGCCTCCAGCGGCGTCGTCGGCCCCGCGCCGCTCCCCGCACGCATCAGCCACGTCGTTTTCATCACCCTGCACGATCCGGCCAGAACGGAACAGTTGATCGCCGACTGCGATCGCCTGCTGCCGACCATCCCAGGTGTGACGTCCTACGCCTGCGGACGACACATCGACACGGGTCGGGCCAGCGTGGATGCGTCGTACCACGTGGGACTGTACATTGGCTTCGACTCAACCGAGGGGTACGCGGTCTACGTCGATCACCCCCAGCATGTCGAACTGGTGACGAAGTGGCGGCCCGAGATCGCCTCGATGCTGGTGCGCGACTGGTGGGATGACGGCCAAAGGCCTCGGAACTGA
- a CDS encoding prepilin-type N-terminal cleavage/methylation domain-containing protein: MMLQSHRPARSTPARRAFTLVELLVVIGIIALLVGILLPALAAVNTAAKKTRTEATMNEFAKACDLFHQEHGFYPGVISEDDLIADAGGINGTPRLSGTENALLHLMGGYIDSTDPNYTASGGYEMVFNTKSIKIFFDGALPDRPSQMGNGPTINGRKYAAYYTPGTDDLGVARGQVGEPGNFKLPDLLDAWGNPIVYVRRARSVGPIVPRSGGSAPQFTMTSANPYLQSTALGRSANDQTNSGGGYQAYSVFNVSGSAPGNSNYSQANWNFMQLVGHQAFTRGNYGTDLEFNATRGSYVLMSAGADGVFFSRTNGPGSATNPVNEITAPVVVKEYDDIVVTGGGE, from the coding sequence ATGATGCTGCAATCCCATCGTCCCGCTCGCTCGACACCCGCCCGCCGCGCGTTCACGCTGGTGGAACTGCTGGTGGTGATCGGCATCATCGCCCTGCTGGTGGGCATCCTGCTGCCGGCGCTGGCCGCGGTCAACACCGCCGCCAAGAAGACGCGCACCGAGGCCACGATGAACGAGTTCGCCAAGGCATGCGACCTGTTCCACCAGGAGCACGGCTTCTACCCGGGCGTGATCTCCGAGGACGACTTGATCGCCGACGCGGGCGGCATCAACGGCACGCCCCGGTTGAGCGGCACGGAGAACGCCCTGCTCCACCTGATGGGCGGGTACATTGATTCAACCGATCCGAACTACACCGCCTCCGGCGGCTACGAGATGGTCTTCAACACAAAGTCCATCAAGATCTTCTTCGACGGCGCGCTGCCCGATCGCCCTTCGCAGATGGGCAACGGACCGACGATCAACGGAAGGAAGTACGCCGCCTACTACACGCCGGGCACCGATGACCTTGGCGTGGCGCGGGGTCAGGTTGGTGAGCCGGGCAACTTCAAACTGCCGGACCTGCTGGATGCCTGGGGGAATCCGATCGTGTACGTCCGCCGGGCTCGCTCGGTCGGCCCGATCGTTCCCCGTTCCGGTGGATCGGCGCCGCAGTTCACCATGACCTCGGCCAACCCGTACCTGCAATCCACCGCCCTGGGCCGGTCGGCCAACGATCAGACCAACAGCGGAGGCGGCTACCAGGCCTACAGCGTGTTCAACGTCAGCGGAAGCGCGCCGGGCAACAGCAACTACAGTCAGGCCAACTGGAACTTCATGCAGTTGGTCGGGCATCAGGCCTTCACTCGCGGCAACTACGGGACCGACCTCGAGTTCAACGCCACGCGCGGGTCGTACGTCCTGATGTCCGCCGGGGCCGACGGCGTGTTCTTCTCACGCACCAACGGGCCAGGATCGGCAACGAATCCAGTGAATGAAATCACCGCGCCGGTCGTCGTGAAGGAGTATGACGACATCGTCGTCACGGGCGGCGGGGAGTGA
- a CDS encoding rRNA pseudouridine synthase, whose product MPRPRRKAPPSHPFTDASRGERLHKVLAEAGVGSRRACEQLIHAGEVTVNRIPVTELPAWVDPEKDRIVVSGRPIRARRSGERLVYIMLFKPKGVICSNSAIEGKVRAIDLVNHPSRARLYPVGRLDVDSSGLLLLTNDGDLANRLTHPRYGVHKTYEVTVKGSLDAADVQRLQEGLVLYDRRVKAATRTQGVGLKLLKRDRERTMLLMELREGRNRQIRRMMLELGHPVKKLRRISMGPLKLRGVSMGQWRELTAQEVAMLRTAAERGEREAAKSGVKAS is encoded by the coding sequence ATGCCCCGTCCGCGACGCAAAGCGCCACCTTCTCATCCATTCACCGATGCATCGCGGGGCGAGCGACTGCACAAGGTGCTGGCCGAGGCGGGCGTCGGTTCGCGCCGGGCCTGCGAGCAGCTGATCCACGCGGGAGAAGTGACGGTGAACAGGATTCCCGTCACCGAGCTTCCCGCGTGGGTGGATCCCGAAAAGGACCGCATCGTCGTTTCGGGCCGACCCATCCGGGCCCGCCGATCCGGTGAGCGGCTCGTCTACATCATGCTCTTCAAGCCCAAGGGCGTGATCTGCAGCAACTCCGCCATCGAGGGCAAGGTTCGCGCCATCGATCTGGTCAATCATCCTTCCCGCGCCCGGCTCTATCCCGTGGGGCGGCTGGACGTCGACTCCTCCGGGCTGCTTCTGCTCACCAATGACGGCGATCTGGCCAACCGGCTCACTCACCCCCGCTACGGCGTCCACAAGACCTACGAGGTGACGGTGAAGGGGTCGCTCGACGCGGCGGACGTGCAGCGGCTGCAGGAAGGGCTGGTGCTGTACGACCGGCGCGTCAAGGCCGCCACGCGCACCCAGGGCGTGGGACTGAAACTGCTCAAGCGCGACCGCGAACGAACCATGCTGCTGATGGAGCTGCGCGAGGGTCGAAACCGCCAGATTCGACGCATGATGCTGGAACTGGGCCACCCAGTGAAAAAACTGCGCCGGATCTCGATGGGACCGCTCAAACTGCGCGGCGTGTCGATGGGCCAGTGGCGAGAGTTGACCGCTCAGGAAGTGGCCATGCTGCGCACCGCGGCGGAGCGCGGTGAGCGTGAGGCGGCGAAGTCGGGCGTCAAGGCATCCTGA
- a CDS encoding arsenate reductase ArsC, protein MSDHRTSILFLCTGNSARSILAEAIANEIYGDDLQAFSAGSQPKGQPNPLALRTLERHGLPTVGLRSKSWDEFRDRSFDLVVTLCDSAAKESCPVFPGAPVRCHWGLPDPPSASDPAGMFEHVFEGLLDALGHFTTLPDYDIRAKAELVRQRLAARFPDA, encoded by the coding sequence ATGTCCGACCATCGCACCTCGATCCTCTTCCTCTGCACCGGCAACAGTGCTCGCAGCATTCTGGCGGAAGCCATCGCCAACGAAATCTACGGGGACGACCTTCAGGCCTTCTCCGCCGGGTCGCAGCCCAAGGGTCAGCCCAATCCGCTGGCGCTGCGGACACTGGAGAGACACGGTCTGCCTACCGTCGGTCTGCGGTCGAAGAGCTGGGACGAGTTCCGCGATCGCTCCTTCGACCTGGTTGTGACCCTGTGCGATTCCGCGGCCAAGGAAAGCTGCCCGGTCTTCCCGGGCGCGCCGGTCCGCTGTCACTGGGGGTTGCCCGATCCACCCTCCGCATCCGACCCGGCGGGCATGTTCGAGCACGTCTTCGAGGGGCTGCTGGACGCCCTGGGCCATTTCACGACGCTGCCCGACTACGACATCCGAGCCAAGGCGGAACTGGTGCGGCAGCGGCTGGCGGCACGATTCCCGGATGCGTGA
- the xylB gene encoding xylulokinase, with protein sequence MPLFLGLDIGTSATKAILIDEVGAVRSVADSPHEVAMPRPGWSEQHPDWWWNAACRATRMALAASGVRAADVMAVGFSGQMHGSVFLPSHPDPAEPRPIRNALLWNDQRTGAECEQIEQAAGGREQLIAMVGNPALTGFTAPKILWLRAHEPDHFQRTHHVLLPKDYVRFRLTGELAIDAGDASGTLLLDPRTRDWHTGLLAALGLDRSLFPQVIEAPDVAGTVTRQASEATGLIAGTPVVAGSGDQMTGAVGMGIVRAGLVSATLGTSGVIFAHAGRSLPTDRSGRLQTMCSAVPGEWCVYGCMLSAAGALRWFRDTCAAGASYAALDEEAEQIGPGAGGLIFLPYLTGERCPHPDPQARGAFIGLTARHTRGHLARAVLEGVAFGMAAMLDMVRGAGIAAREVRMGGGGAKSRLWRTIHANAFGCPVTMLNTAEGSAYGAAILAGVGAGAWSSVSEACDCCLRETDRVEPDAAAVTVGARVRAVYDSLYPGLREAMHTLGRSE encoded by the coding sequence ATGCCTCTCTTCCTCGGCCTGGACATCGGGACTTCCGCCACGAAGGCGATACTCATTGATGAAGTCGGCGCCGTACGATCCGTGGCCGACTCCCCTCACGAAGTGGCCATGCCCCGGCCCGGCTGGTCCGAGCAGCACCCCGACTGGTGGTGGAACGCCGCCTGCCGGGCGACACGCATGGCGCTTGCGGCTTCTGGTGTGCGCGCGGCTGACGTGATGGCGGTGGGCTTCTCGGGCCAGATGCACGGCTCCGTGTTTCTGCCCTCTCATCCCGATCCCGCCGAACCCCGGCCCATTCGCAACGCACTGCTCTGGAACGATCAGCGCACGGGCGCCGAGTGCGAACAGATCGAGCAGGCCGCGGGTGGCCGCGAGCAACTCATTGCAATGGTCGGCAACCCCGCCCTGACCGGATTCACCGCGCCCAAGATTCTCTGGCTGCGCGCCCACGAACCCGACCACTTCCAGCGCACGCACCATGTTCTGCTGCCCAAGGACTACGTGCGATTCCGACTCACCGGCGAACTGGCCATCGACGCGGGTGACGCTTCCGGCACCCTCCTGCTCGACCCGCGCACGCGCGACTGGCACACGGGGCTTCTCGCCGCGCTCGGACTGGATCGGTCACTCTTTCCCCAAGTCATCGAGGCGCCCGACGTGGCTGGCACGGTGACGCGACAGGCGTCGGAAGCAACAGGGCTGATCGCAGGCACGCCCGTGGTTGCTGGTTCAGGCGACCAGATGACTGGCGCGGTCGGCATGGGCATCGTCCGCGCCGGACTGGTGAGCGCGACGCTCGGCACCTCCGGCGTCATCTTCGCCCACGCGGGCCGATCTCTGCCAACGGATCGCTCCGGCCGCCTCCAGACCATGTGTTCCGCTGTGCCGGGCGAGTGGTGCGTGTACGGGTGTATGCTCTCCGCGGCGGGTGCGCTGCGGTGGTTCCGCGACACCTGCGCCGCGGGCGCGTCCTACGCCGCGCTGGATGAAGAGGCGGAGCAGATCGGCCCCGGCGCGGGTGGGCTGATCTTCCTGCCCTACCTGACGGGCGAACGCTGCCCCCACCCGGATCCGCAGGCGCGAGGGGCGTTCATCGGGCTGACGGCGAGGCATACGCGCGGGCATCTGGCGCGGGCCGTGCTCGAGGGCGTCGCGTTCGGCATGGCGGCGATGCTCGACATGGTGCGGGGCGCGGGCATTGCCGCGCGGGAAGTGCGCATGGGCGGCGGCGGGGCGAAGTCGCGGCTGTGGCGGACCATCCACGCCAACGCCTTCGGCTGCCCCGTCACGATGCTCAACACCGCGGAAGGGTCGGCGTACGGGGCGGCGATCCTCGCGGGCGTCGGCGCAGGCGCGTGGTCGAGCGTGTCCGAGGCGTGCGATTGCTGCCTGCGGGAGACGGATCGGGTCGAGCCGGACGCGGCGGCTGTCACGGTCGGGGCGAGGGTGCGCGCGGTGTATGACTCGCTGTATCCAGGATTGCGTGAAGCCATGCATACGCTGGGCAGGTCGGAGTGA
- a CDS encoding amidohydrolase family protein, translated as MTTHTNTLTRRPSPVTRWFDRAAGAAAAIALACLASTATAQADEQFTVIKAGRIITVSGEEITDGEIVIVDGKVRLVGRNLEYPAAATVIDARRQTVMPGMIHLRSRAGLPGYTRSGVHTDWHVNDELYLDEIDFSEHLRHGFTSVCLMPAGTGLPGMSAVYRTAGPRESRLLQKDAYLRVTMSNTGTDKPVLRGAIRKAKEEIAKVAKARQEWEEKRRAEQQQQQQQQQGGQSGGTGGGGSGGAGSGAAPTQQPPQPQPGQQPPAPPATPAQFTPPAIDKSHEPLMNLIEKKAAHPLVLEVSSASDVLHAFDVLKEEPNLPVRMYVGVRSQSNDLHYVLPLLAERKTPLLVEPFISSIAETTIRFNLPAELAANGCDITFVPPSDASVSMRNFRATTADVVRAGLPRNIAIKALTLNQARFVGLDSRLGTIEKGKDADLIFLDGDVLDPASRVKRVMVGGEIVWEDTK; from the coding sequence ATGACGACGCATACGAACACGCTGACCCGCCGTCCTTCGCCCGTCACGCGATGGTTTGACCGTGCCGCAGGAGCCGCCGCGGCGATCGCGCTGGCGTGCCTTGCATCCACGGCGACGGCGCAGGCCGACGAGCAGTTCACCGTCATCAAGGCGGGCAGGATCATCACCGTCTCTGGCGAGGAGATCACCGACGGCGAGATCGTGATCGTCGATGGCAAGGTCCGGCTGGTGGGGCGCAACCTCGAGTACCCCGCGGCGGCCACGGTCATCGACGCACGCCGCCAGACGGTGATGCCCGGCATGATTCACCTGCGCAGCCGCGCCGGCCTGCCGGGGTACACCCGCAGCGGCGTCCACACCGACTGGCATGTGAACGACGAGTTGTATCTCGATGAGATCGACTTCTCCGAGCACCTGCGCCACGGCTTTACATCCGTGTGCCTGATGCCGGCGGGCACGGGGCTGCCCGGCATGTCGGCGGTCTACCGCACCGCCGGTCCCAGGGAGAGCCGTCTCTTGCAGAAGGACGCCTACCTGCGCGTCACCATGTCGAATACCGGCACGGACAAGCCGGTGCTGCGCGGCGCCATCCGCAAGGCCAAGGAGGAGATCGCCAAGGTCGCCAAGGCCAGACAGGAATGGGAAGAGAAACGCCGCGCCGAACAGCAACAACAACAACAGCAGCAGCAGGGGGGACAGAGCGGCGGCACGGGGGGTGGAGGCAGCGGCGGAGCAGGAAGCGGTGCGGCGCCAACGCAGCAGCCGCCCCAGCCGCAGCCGGGCCAGCAGCCGCCGGCGCCGCCCGCCACGCCTGCGCAGTTCACGCCTCCGGCGATTGACAAGTCGCACGAACCGCTGATGAACCTGATCGAAAAGAAGGCCGCGCACCCGCTTGTGCTGGAAGTGTCCAGCGCGTCGGACGTGCTCCACGCCTTCGACGTACTCAAGGAGGAGCCGAACCTTCCGGTCAGGATGTACGTGGGCGTGCGTTCGCAATCCAACGATCTGCACTACGTGCTGCCGCTTCTTGCGGAGCGAAAAACCCCGCTGTTGGTCGAGCCCTTCATCAGCTCCATTGCGGAAACCACCATTCGCTTCAACCTGCCGGCCGAACTGGCGGCGAACGGCTGTGACATCACCTTTGTGCCTCCGTCGGACGCCTCGGTCTCGATGAGGAACTTCCGGGCCACGACGGCGGATGTGGTTCGCGCCGGGCTGCCCCGCAACATCGCCATCAAGGCCCTGACGTTGAATCAGGCCCGATTCGTCGGGTTGGATTCGCGCCTGGGCACGATCGAAAAGGGCAAGGACGCCGACCTGATCTTCCTCGACGGCGATGTGCTCGACCCCGCGTCGCGGGTGAAGCGGGTCATGGTCGGCGGCGAAATTGTCTGGGAGGACACGAAGTGA